From the genome of Biomphalaria glabrata chromosome 1, xgBioGlab47.1, whole genome shotgun sequence, one region includes:
- the LOC106060465 gene encoding secernin-3-like yields MADLFVALPPVTEYNAVIFGKNSNRPASEIQDVIYCPAKDYTAGEKVKCTYVEIDQVTRTHAVILSKPSWMWGAEMGANDQGVAVGNAPVWTKLNGPNDLELKLLGTDIVRLSLERASTAREALEVITQLLASPGQGGPCTNEAGKDGWCFHNSFLMADGTEAWLLETAGTFWVAEKITEGVRNCSNELSIRTKMDLTSPGLVEEAKKLGLYSEDMGDFDFKATFCAQSQIANFPDNNTSFRYRHGKEVMDKIISTGKFRYQDMFKILRDEEGGICMMDGGFITAGSQVSVLLPKSSSSSCVHWFTGTPNPATSIYKPFFFGPGASIGNVTVSPTCEDGAEPKERGHALYQGHKKLCKLMDTQEEKGHCILAQLMELEKNCCEDVDEIIVNYDESSFPKLKQIFQHMATMEINFYV; encoded by the exons ATGGCTGATTTGTTTGTAGCCCTACCACCTGTGACAGAATATAATGCAGTGATTTTTGGGAAAAATTCAAACAGGCCAGCATCTGAGATACAAGATGTCATTTATTGTCCTGCAAAAGATTATACTGCCGGGGAGAAAGTGAAG TGTACTTATGTTGAGATAGATCAAGTAACACGCACACATGCAGTTATTCTTAGCAAGCCATCATGGATGTGGGGAGCAGAAATGGGTGCCAATGACCAAGGTGTTGCAGTGGGCAATGCCCCAGTCTGGACAAAACTTAATGGGCCAAATGATTTAGAGCTGAAGTTACTAGGGACTGACATTGTTag ATTAAGTCTTGAAAGAGCATCCACTGCTCGTGAAGCCCTAGAAGTGATAACACAACTCTTGGCCAGCCCAGGTCAGGGAGGGCCATGTACAAATGAAGCTGGAAAAGATGGCTGGTGTTTTCATAATAGTTTTCTCATGGCTGATGGTACAGAAGCATGGCTCTTGGAGACGGCTGGAACTTTTTGGGTTGCAGAAAAAATCACAG AAGGTGTAAGAAATTGCTCCAATGAACTGAGTATCAGAACAAAAATGGATTTAACTTCACCTGGTTTGGTGGAAGAAGCCAAAAAGTTAGGACTATACTCTGAAGACATGGGAGACTTTGACTTCAAGGCCACATTTTGTGCTCAGTCACAAATAGCAAACTTCCCAGATAACAACACAAGCTTTCGTTACAGACATGGTAAGGAAGTCATGGACAAAATTATAAGTACAG GAAAGTTCAGATATCAAGACATGTTCAAAATTCTCAGAGATGAAGAAGGTGGTATTTGTATGATGGATGGAGGGTTCATCACTGCAGGAAGTCAGGTGTCTGTCCTGCTGCCCAAgtcttcatcttcttcctgtGTGCATTGGTTTACTGGCACACCAAACCCAGCAACATCCATCTACAAGCCATTTTTCTTTGGCCCAGGCGCTTCTATTGGAAATGTGACTGTGTCACCTACCTGTGAAGATGGTGCGGAGCCAAAGGAACGTGGCCATGCATTGTATCAAGGACacaagaagctttgtaaactgATGGATACCCAAGAGGAGAAAGGTCACTGCATCCTGGCCCAGCTGATGGAACTGGAAAAGAACTGTTGTGAAGATGTAGATGAGATCATAGTCAATTATGATGAATCCAGTTTTCCTAAGTTGAAGCAAATATTTCAACACATGGCCACCATGGAAATCAATTTCTATGTCTGA